Proteins co-encoded in one Inmirania thermothiophila genomic window:
- the mnmG gene encoding tRNA uridine-5-carboxymethylaminomethyl(34) synthesis enzyme MnmG: MRGDGRYDVVVVGGGHAGTEAALAAARAGAEVLLLTHNLDTVGQMSCNPAIGGIGKGHLVREIDALGGLMARAADRAGIQFRILNARKGPAVQATRAQCDRTLYRLAVRRALETAPRVALLQQAVEDLVVAGGAVRGVVTALGLRFEAAAVVLTAGTFLGGRIHVGLAQRPGGRAGDPPAEALARRLRELPLRVGRLKTGTPPRIARASIDFDRLEVQPGDEPVPVFSFLGRPEEHPPQVPCHITWTTAETHRIVRGALHRSPLYTGRIEGVGPRYCPSIEDKVVRFPQRERHQVFLEPEGLDSGEIYPNGISTSLPFDAQVALVRSIPGLERAHLTRPGYAIEYDYFDPRDLHPWLESRHLPGLFLAGQVNGTTGYEEAAAQGLVAGVNAARRARELEPWWPRRDEAYMGVLVDDLVTRGVTEPYRMFTSRAEYRLRLREDNADLRLTPAGRALGLVDDARWAAFEARREALERERARLRATILPPAALAAAGIEAPPGQGLSLEALLRRPGWDYRRVTALPGAGPAVADPALARQVEIEVKYEGYLRRQEAEAERLRRHETLRLPPDLDYAAVAGLSNEVREVLARARPATLGQAARTPGVTPAAVALLLVHLRARGLL; encoded by the coding sequence GTGAGGGGGGACGGGCGCTACGACGTGGTCGTGGTGGGCGGCGGCCACGCCGGCACCGAGGCGGCGCTGGCCGCGGCCCGGGCCGGGGCCGAGGTCCTGCTCCTCACCCACAACCTCGACACCGTCGGCCAGATGAGCTGCAACCCGGCCATCGGCGGCATCGGCAAGGGCCATCTGGTGCGCGAGATCGACGCCCTCGGCGGGCTCATGGCCCGTGCCGCCGACCGCGCCGGGATCCAGTTCCGCATCCTCAACGCGCGCAAGGGCCCGGCGGTGCAGGCGACGCGGGCCCAGTGCGACCGCACCCTCTACCGCCTCGCGGTGCGCCGCGCCCTGGAGACGGCGCCGCGCGTGGCCCTGCTGCAGCAGGCGGTGGAGGACCTGGTGGTGGCGGGCGGCGCGGTGCGCGGCGTGGTCACCGCCCTGGGGCTGCGCTTCGAGGCCGCGGCGGTGGTCCTCACCGCCGGCACCTTCCTGGGGGGGCGCATCCACGTGGGCCTCGCGCAGCGCCCCGGCGGGCGCGCCGGCGACCCGCCGGCCGAGGCCCTGGCGCGGCGGCTGCGCGAGCTGCCCCTGCGGGTGGGGCGGCTCAAGACCGGCACCCCGCCCCGCATCGCCCGCGCCAGCATCGACTTCGACCGCCTCGAGGTCCAGCCCGGCGACGAGCCGGTGCCGGTCTTCTCCTTCCTCGGCCGGCCCGAGGAGCACCCGCCCCAGGTCCCCTGCCACATCACCTGGACCACCGCCGAGACGCACCGGATCGTGCGCGGGGCGCTACACCGCTCGCCCCTCTACACCGGCCGCATCGAGGGCGTGGGGCCGCGCTACTGCCCGAGCATCGAGGACAAGGTGGTGCGCTTCCCGCAGCGCGAGCGCCACCAGGTCTTCCTCGAGCCCGAGGGGCTCGACAGCGGCGAGATCTACCCCAACGGCATCTCCACCAGCCTGCCCTTCGACGCCCAGGTGGCGCTGGTGCGCTCCATCCCGGGCCTCGAGCGGGCCCACCTGACGCGCCCCGGCTACGCCATCGAGTACGACTACTTCGACCCCCGGGACCTGCACCCCTGGCTCGAGTCGCGCCACCTCCCGGGGCTGTTCCTCGCCGGTCAGGTCAACGGCACCACCGGCTACGAGGAGGCCGCCGCCCAGGGGCTCGTCGCCGGCGTCAACGCGGCCCGCCGGGCGCGGGAGCTGGAGCCGTGGTGGCCGCGGCGCGACGAGGCCTACATGGGGGTCCTCGTCGACGACCTCGTCACCCGCGGGGTGACCGAGCCCTACCGCATGTTCACCAGCCGGGCCGAGTACCGGCTGCGCCTGCGCGAGGACAACGCCGACCTGCGGCTGACCCCGGCGGGGCGGGCGCTGGGGCTGGTGGACGATGCCCGCTGGGCCGCCTTCGAGGCCCGCCGCGAGGCCCTCGAGCGCGAGCGCGCCCGCCTGCGCGCCACCATCCTGCCGCCCGCCGCCCTCGCCGCGGCCGGGATCGAGGCCCCGCCGGGGCAGGGCCTGTCGCTGGAGGCGCTGCTGCGCCGGCCGGGCTGGGACTACCGCCGGGTGACGGCGCTGCCGGGGGCGGGACCGGCGGTGGCCGACCCCGCGCTGGCGCGGCAGGTGGAGATCGAGGTCAAGTACGAGGGCTACCTGCGCCGCCAGGAGGCCGAGGCCGAGCGCCTGCGCCGCCACGAGACCCTGCGCCTGCCGCCGGACCTGGACTATGCGGCGGTGGCCGGTCTCTCCAACGAGGTGCGCGAGGTGCTCGCGCGGGCGCGGCCGGCGACCCTGGGCCAGGCCGCGCGCACGCCCGGGGTGACGCCGGCGGCGGTGGCCCTGCTCCTCGTCCACCTGCGCGCGCGCGGGCTGCTCTGA
- a CDS encoding DMT family transporter — MATGQGRALAGLVTGALAIALAPILVRLSEVGPVATAFHRVALALPLLLLWARGGARPGPGAWLAGALFAADLAVWHLSIGLTTVANATLFANAAPVVVTLLAWGLLGQRPRPLFLAALLCGMAGVALLMGGAGPAGRLAGDLLGLLTAVFYGGYIFAVARARRRDGTAAVMAASAAVSAALLLPLAWASGERVLPQTAAGWAVLLALAWLTHAGGQGLITWALAHLPAAFSAVVLLVQPVAAALIAWPLFGEPLGPVEAAGAALVLAGILLARRASPGAAP, encoded by the coding sequence ATGGCGACGGGCCAGGGCAGGGCACTGGCGGGGCTCGTGACCGGGGCGCTGGCGATCGCGCTGGCGCCGATCCTGGTGCGCCTGAGCGAGGTGGGGCCGGTGGCCACCGCCTTCCACCGCGTCGCCCTCGCCCTGCCGCTGCTGCTGCTGTGGGCGCGCGGCGGCGCGCGGCCCGGCCCCGGGGCATGGCTCGCCGGGGCCCTCTTCGCCGCCGACCTCGCGGTCTGGCACCTCAGCATCGGCCTCACCACGGTGGCCAACGCGACCCTCTTCGCCAACGCCGCCCCGGTGGTGGTGACCCTGCTCGCGTGGGGGCTGCTGGGGCAGCGGCCGCGGCCGCTCTTCCTCGCCGCCCTCCTCTGCGGCATGGCCGGGGTGGCGCTCCTCATGGGCGGGGCGGGCCCCGCCGGGCGCCTCGCCGGGGATCTGCTGGGCCTGCTCACCGCGGTCTTCTACGGCGGCTACATCTTCGCCGTGGCCCGCGCCCGCAGGCGCGACGGCACCGCCGCGGTGATGGCCGCGAGCGCGGCGGTGAGCGCGGCGCTGCTGCTGCCGCTGGCGTGGGCGAGCGGCGAGCGCGTCCTGCCGCAGACCGCCGCCGGGTGGGCGGTGCTGCTGGCCCTGGCCTGGCTCACCCACGCCGGCGGCCAGGGGCTCATCACCTGGGCGCTGGCCCATCTGCCCGCCGCCTTCTCGGCGGTGGTGCTGCTGGTGCAGCCGGTGGCGGCGGCGCTCATCGCCTGGCCGCTCTTCGGCGAGCCGCTGGGGCCGGTGGAGGCCGCCGGGGCGGCGCTGGTGCTCGCCGGCATCCTGCTCGCGCGGCGGGCCAGTCCGGGGGCGGCGCCGTGA
- a CDS encoding PAS domain-containing sensor histidine kinase, which translates to MSGSAEAIARALEAHRRLGAVLARGGEAQAQLVAVLGVLREVFDADRTWLLYPCDPQAPAWWVPVEVTVPEYPGAFAAGEEVPMDATGRAVFARVLAAPGPVVFSPMPAGSDWVVRYRIRAQMLTVVRPRYGAPWLLGLHQCREVRSWSAEEQALFAELAGRIADLLSLVRMGEDLRRREARLQLALEAAGEAHWEWDLDAREGYLSPRFVGLYGDPAAGLRGWLRRVHRDDRRAVVTALRAHLAGASPGIDVEYRFRGAQGWRWLHTRGRLVSLPGAAPGRVLAGTHADVTARKEAELALRAEKERAARAERAKSRYLAAASHDLRQPLHALHLLLQALERRSAAPEVGEIAAEMRASLAAMQQLLDTVLEVARLEAGAVRVRREDLPLEPFLEALQMRLAPAAAARGVALHLHLVPAVLDTDPVLLGSILQNLLANAVRHARRRVMLAARWGRTHVRLEVRDDGPGIPRAERGRIFEEFYRGRGAERGPGAGLGLGLAIARRSADLLGLAIRLRSAEGRGSAFAIAVPRAQPARPAAPPPRVHGGGRLALVADPDPVQAQALGRLLEVWDFRVIVATGGAEAVAAAGWEPPLLVVSAARLADGWDAEALLTRLAAQGPLKAVVLGDEGGAPGPDRCLLPRPPEPAQLAEALARLLGERG; encoded by the coding sequence GTGAGCGGGTCGGCGGAGGCGATCGCCCGCGCCCTCGAGGCCCACCGCCGCCTCGGCGCGGTGCTCGCCCGCGGCGGCGAGGCGCAGGCGCAGCTGGTGGCGGTGCTCGGCGTCCTGCGCGAGGTCTTCGACGCCGACCGCACCTGGCTGCTCTATCCCTGCGATCCGCAGGCCCCCGCCTGGTGGGTGCCGGTGGAGGTGACGGTGCCGGAGTACCCGGGCGCCTTCGCCGCGGGGGAGGAGGTGCCCATGGACGCCACCGGCCGCGCCGTGTTCGCGCGGGTGCTGGCCGCCCCCGGGCCGGTGGTCTTCTCCCCCATGCCCGCCGGGAGCGACTGGGTGGTGCGCTATCGCATCCGCGCCCAGATGCTCACGGTGGTGCGCCCGCGCTACGGCGCCCCCTGGCTGCTCGGGCTGCACCAGTGCCGCGAGGTGCGCAGCTGGAGCGCCGAGGAGCAGGCGCTCTTCGCCGAGCTCGCCGGGCGCATCGCCGATCTGCTGAGTCTCGTCCGCATGGGCGAGGACCTGCGCCGGCGCGAGGCGCGGCTGCAGCTCGCCCTCGAGGCCGCGGGCGAGGCCCACTGGGAGTGGGACCTCGACGCCCGCGAGGGCTATCTGAGCCCGCGCTTCGTCGGCCTCTACGGCGACCCGGCGGCGGGGCTGCGCGGGTGGCTGCGGCGGGTCCACCGCGACGACCGCCGGGCGGTGGTGACGGCGCTGCGGGCGCACCTCGCCGGGGCGAGCCCGGGCATCGACGTCGAGTACCGCTTCCGCGGCGCGCAGGGCTGGCGCTGGCTGCACACCCGCGGGCGGCTGGTGTCGCTGCCCGGCGCCGCGCCGGGGCGGGTCCTCGCCGGCACCCATGCCGACGTCACCGCGCGCAAGGAGGCGGAGCTCGCGCTGCGGGCCGAGAAGGAGCGGGCGGCGCGGGCCGAGCGGGCGAAGTCGCGCTACCTCGCCGCCGCCAGCCACGACCTGCGCCAGCCGCTGCACGCCCTGCACCTGCTCCTCCAGGCCCTGGAGCGGCGCAGCGCGGCGCCCGAGGTAGGCGAGATCGCGGCCGAGATGCGGGCGAGCCTCGCCGCGATGCAGCAGCTGCTGGACACGGTGCTGGAGGTGGCCCGCCTCGAGGCGGGCGCGGTGCGCGTGCGCCGCGAGGACCTGCCGCTCGAGCCCTTCCTCGAGGCGCTGCAGATGCGGCTTGCGCCGGCCGCCGCCGCGCGCGGCGTCGCCCTCCACCTCCACCTGGTGCCGGCGGTGCTCGACACCGACCCCGTGCTGCTGGGCTCGATCCTGCAGAACCTGCTCGCCAACGCGGTGCGCCATGCCCGCCGGCGGGTCATGCTGGCGGCGCGCTGGGGCCGCACCCACGTGCGCCTCGAGGTGCGCGACGACGGGCCCGGCATCCCCCGCGCCGAGCGCGGGCGCATCTTCGAGGAGTTCTACCGCGGCCGCGGCGCCGAGCGCGGGCCGGGGGCGGGGCTGGGGCTGGGGCTCGCCATCGCCCGCCGCAGCGCCGATCTGCTCGGGCTCGCCATCCGCCTGCGCAGCGCCGAGGGCCGGGGCAGCGCCTTCGCCATCGCCGTGCCGCGGGCGCAGCCGGCGCGCCCGGCGGCGCCGCCGCCGCGCGTCCACGGCGGCGGCCGCCTCGCACTCGTGGCCGACCCCGACCCCGTCCAGGCGCAGGCCCTCGGCCGCCTCCTCGAGGTCTGGGACTTCCGCGTCATCGTCGCCACCGGCGGCGCCGAGGCGGTGGCGGCCGCGGGCTGGGAGCCGCCGCTGCTGGTGGTGAGCGCGGCGCGCCTCGCCGACGGCTGGGATGCCGAGGCGCTGCTCACCCGGCTTGCCGCCCAGGGGCCGCTCAAGGCCGTGGTGCTCGGCGACGAGGGCGGGGCCCCGGGCCCGGACCGTTGCCTGCTGCCGCGCCCGCCGGAGCCGGCGCAGCTGGCCGAGGCCCTCGCCCGGCTCCTCGGCGAGCGCGGTTGA
- a CDS encoding metallophosphoesterase family protein, whose product MEPVPGRHCPAAFGLRARDLAAAEPLAATTVLVAGGLYGNRHALAALQARAAAEDGAELILAGDLHWFDAEPEAFARLEEAARRHRAVAGNVELMLADPAGGDDCGCAYPGHVDAATVARSNAIMARLHRAAGAVPGARQRLAALPRWLVLAVGGLRIAVVHGDLRSVAGWDFALEHLAPPGNAVRARLGARRHTTAETVRALCREADVAAVACAHTCLPCLARADGVVVINNGAAGMPCFRGRREGVATRISAAGPAADALYGVELGGVRLEAVPVPYDHGAWLAEFDALWPAGSAAAEGYRARLVAGPPLAPAEAVLALAGTAA is encoded by the coding sequence ATGGAGCCCGTCCCCGGCCGCCACTGCCCCGCCGCCTTCGGCCTGCGCGCCCGCGACCTCGCCGCCGCCGAGCCGCTGGCGGCGACCACCGTCCTCGTCGCCGGGGGCCTCTACGGCAACCGCCACGCGCTCGCGGCGCTGCAGGCGCGGGCCGCCGCCGAGGACGGGGCCGAGCTGATCCTGGCCGGCGATCTGCACTGGTTCGACGCCGAGCCCGAGGCCTTCGCCCGCCTCGAGGAGGCGGCCCGGCGCCATCGCGCCGTGGCCGGCAACGTGGAGCTGATGCTCGCCGATCCGGCGGGCGGCGACGACTGCGGCTGCGCCTACCCGGGGCACGTGGACGCCGCCACCGTGGCCCGCTCCAACGCCATCATGGCGCGGTTGCACCGGGCCGCGGGCGCGGTGCCCGGGGCGCGGCAGCGGCTCGCGGCGCTCCCGCGCTGGCTGGTGCTGGCGGTGGGGGGGCTGCGGATCGCCGTCGTCCACGGCGACCTGCGCTCGGTGGCGGGCTGGGACTTCGCCCTCGAGCACCTGGCCCCGCCGGGGAACGCGGTGCGGGCGCGCCTCGGCGCCCGCCGGCACACCACCGCGGAGACGGTGCGCGCGCTCTGCCGCGAGGCCGACGTCGCCGCGGTGGCCTGCGCCCACACCTGCCTGCCCTGCCTCGCCCGCGCCGACGGCGTGGTGGTGATCAACAACGGCGCCGCCGGCATGCCCTGCTTCCGCGGCCGACGCGAGGGGGTGGCGACGCGGATCTCGGCCGCCGGCCCCGCGGCCGACGCCCTCTACGGGGTGGAGCTCGGCGGCGTGCGCCTCGAGGCGGTGCCGGTGCCCTACGATCACGGCGCGTGGCTGGCCGAGTTCGACGCCCTGTGGCCGGCGGGCAGCGCCGCCGCCGAGGGCTATCGGGCGCGCCTCGTGGCGGGTCCGCCGCTCGCGCCCGCGGAGGCGGTGCTGGCGCTCGCGGGGACGGCGGCGTGA
- a CDS encoding cation:proton antiporter produces the protein MEGGLVASMFVIFTGGAVLATLALFARQALPVAYIALGLVAGPWGLAWVDDPALIGRIADIGILFLLFLLGLDMQPQDLLHLLGKATAVTLGSSLAFLGLGAGAALAFGLAAGEAAVVGAAFMFSSTIIGLKLMPTTTLHHRHTGELVIAVLLLQDLLAIAVLILLEGLGGGAAVLLRIGLGLPALAAAAFAMQRWVLLPLLRRFDTIQEYVFLLAIGWCLGGAELAALLGLSHEIGAFIAGVALASSPIALFIAERLKPLRDFFLVLFFFSLGAGYDLGLLPRALPLGLALALLAVAAKPLVFALLLRRIGEPRGRSREVGIRLGQMSEFALLISVAAAGGGALAPLSASALQLATLLSLVLSSYVIVLRYPSPIAVDDRLRRD, from the coding sequence ATGGAAGGCGGGCTCGTCGCGTCCATGTTCGTGATCTTCACCGGGGGGGCGGTGCTCGCCACGCTCGCCCTCTTCGCCCGCCAGGCCCTGCCCGTGGCCTACATCGCCCTCGGCCTCGTCGCCGGCCCCTGGGGGCTCGCCTGGGTGGACGATCCGGCGCTCATCGGCCGCATCGCCGACATCGGCATCCTCTTCCTGCTCTTCCTCCTCGGCCTGGACATGCAGCCGCAGGACCTGCTCCACCTGCTCGGCAAGGCCACCGCGGTGACCCTGGGCTCGAGCCTGGCCTTCCTCGGCCTCGGCGCCGGCGCCGCCCTCGCCTTCGGCCTCGCCGCCGGCGAGGCCGCGGTGGTGGGGGCGGCGTTCATGTTCTCCAGCACCATCATCGGCCTGAAGCTGATGCCCACCACGACCCTGCACCACCGCCACACCGGCGAGCTGGTGATCGCGGTGCTGCTGCTGCAGGATCTGCTCGCCATCGCCGTGCTGATCCTGCTCGAGGGGCTCGGCGGCGGCGCGGCGGTGCTGCTGCGCATCGGCCTCGGGCTGCCGGCGCTGGCGGCGGCGGCCTTCGCCATGCAGCGCTGGGTGCTGCTGCCGCTGCTGCGCCGCTTCGACACCATCCAGGAATACGTCTTCCTGCTCGCCATCGGCTGGTGCCTGGGGGGGGCGGAGCTGGCGGCGCTGCTCGGGCTGTCGCACGAGATCGGCGCCTTCATCGCCGGGGTGGCCCTCGCCTCGAGCCCCATCGCCCTCTTCATCGCCGAGCGCCTCAAGCCGCTGCGGGACTTCTTCCTGGTCCTGTTCTTCTTCTCCCTCGGCGCCGGCTACGACCTCGGCCTCCTCCCCCGGGCCCTGCCCCTGGGGCTCGCGCTGGCCCTGCTCGCCGTCGCCGCCAAGCCCCTGGTCTTCGCCCTCCTCCTGCGCCGCATCGGCGAGCCGCGCGGGCGCTCGCGGGAGGTGGGCATCCGCCTCGGGCAGATGAGCGAGTTCGCCCTCCTCATCTCCGTCGCCGCCGCCGGTGGCGGCGCCCTCGCCCCGCTGTCGGCCTCGGCGCTTCAGCTCGCCACCCTCCTGAGCCTCGTCCTCTCGTCCTATGTCATCGTCCTGCGCTACCCCTCCCCCATCGCCGTGGACGACCGCCTGCGGCGCGACTGA
- a CDS encoding AAA family ATPase gives MGTPRAAPAETEALRLRLGRSRAAVERLVLGQARAVRLALACLLADGHLLLEDLPGMGKTTLAQALARVLGLAFRRVQFTADLLPADVTGGPILREGRLEFVPGPVFTHVLLADEVNRASPRTQSALLEAMEERQVSADGETRPLPRPFLVIATQNPFHLAGTHPLPESQLDRFLMRLRLGYPPPEAERELLRLGPRQGAVAALEPVLDAAAVRAAQAAAARVHAAPPLIAYVHALLQASRGEGGTGLSPRAGLALMAAARAWAWLEGRDAVLPEDVQAVFVPVAAHRLAAGTEGEDAAAALLDAVAIP, from the coding sequence ATGGGCACGCCCCGCGCAGCCCCCGCCGAGACCGAGGCCCTGCGCCTGCGCCTCGGCCGCTCCCGCGCCGCGGTGGAGCGGCTGGTGCTGGGCCAGGCGCGGGCGGTGCGCCTCGCGCTGGCCTGCCTGCTCGCCGACGGCCACCTCCTGCTGGAGGACCTGCCGGGGATGGGCAAGACCACCCTCGCCCAGGCCCTGGCGCGGGTCCTGGGGCTCGCCTTCCGCCGGGTGCAGTTCACCGCCGACCTCCTGCCTGCGGACGTGACGGGCGGCCCGATCCTGCGCGAGGGCCGCCTCGAGTTCGTGCCGGGACCGGTCTTCACCCACGTCCTGCTGGCCGACGAGGTCAACCGCGCGAGCCCCCGCACCCAGAGCGCGCTCCTGGAGGCGATGGAGGAGCGGCAGGTGAGCGCCGATGGGGAGACCCGGCCCCTGCCCCGGCCCTTCCTCGTCATCGCCACCCAGAACCCCTTCCACCTCGCCGGCACCCACCCCCTGCCGGAGTCGCAGCTCGACCGCTTCCTCATGCGCCTGCGCCTGGGCTATCCGCCCCCGGAGGCCGAGCGCGAGCTGCTGCGCCTCGGCCCCCGCCAGGGGGCGGTGGCGGCGCTGGAGCCGGTGCTCGACGCCGCCGCGGTGCGCGCGGCCCAGGCCGCGGCGGCCCGCGTCCACGCCGCACCGCCCCTCATCGCCTACGTCCACGCCCTGCTGCAGGCGAGCCGCGGCGAGGGCGGCACCGGGCTGTCGCCGCGGGCGGGGCTCGCCCTGATGGCGGCGGCGCGGGCCTGGGCCTGGCTCGAGGGCCGCGACGCGGTGCTCCCCGAGGACGTGCAGGCGGTGTTCGTGCCGGTGGCGGCGCACCGGCTCGCCGCCGGCACCGAGGGGGAGGATGCGGCGGCGGCCCTGCTCGATGCGGTGGCGATCCCCTAG
- a CDS encoding DUF58 domain-containing protein, translating to MGLAALARPARPRAGRARLGRRTVYILPTREGLLLAPALAALLLLGLHYNNNAALAFTFLLASVAVVAILHTYRELAGVGIAAEPAGEAFAGGRQRFRLRLDGGGRPRRVRVAAGGVAAEVAVPAEGEAAAVLAVPAPRRGMLALGRVRLETTRPLGLFRAWGYAETGAEAVVYPRPAPPAGLPPGGAGEAEGGADAEGGGGAFHDLGRWRDGESLRRVHWPLAARGRGLHLKRFAAPAGGTLWLTWEAASGDAEARLARLCRWVLDAEAAGLAYGLALPGARIPPGRGAVHRRRCLERLGRWPR from the coding sequence GTGGGCCTGGCGGCGCTCGCCCGCCCCGCCCGGCCCCGCGCCGGCCGCGCCCGCCTCGGGCGGCGCACGGTCTACATCCTGCCCACGCGCGAGGGCCTGCTGCTGGCGCCGGCGCTGGCGGCGCTGCTGCTCCTCGGCCTGCATTACAACAACAACGCCGCCCTCGCCTTCACCTTCCTCCTCGCCTCGGTGGCGGTGGTGGCCATCCTCCACACCTACCGCGAGCTCGCCGGGGTCGGGATCGCCGCCGAACCGGCGGGGGAGGCCTTCGCCGGCGGGCGCCAGCGCTTCCGCCTGCGCCTCGACGGCGGGGGACGGCCGCGGCGGGTGCGGGTGGCGGCGGGCGGCGTGGCGGCGGAGGTGGCGGTGCCCGCCGAGGGCGAGGCGGCCGCGGTGCTGGCGGTGCCGGCGCCGCGGCGCGGCATGCTCGCCCTCGGGCGCGTACGCCTGGAGACGACCCGGCCCCTCGGCCTCTTCCGCGCCTGGGGCTATGCCGAGACCGGGGCCGAGGCGGTGGTCTACCCGCGGCCGGCGCCGCCCGCCGGGCTGCCGCCCGGGGGCGCGGGCGAGGCCGAGGGCGGCGCCGACGCGGAGGGCGGCGGCGGGGCCTTCCACGACCTCGGCCGCTGGCGCGACGGCGAGAGCCTGCGCCGGGTGCACTGGCCGCTGGCGGCGCGGGGGCGGGGGCTGCACCTGAAGCGCTTTGCCGCCCCCGCCGGCGGCACCCTGTGGCTGACCTGGGAGGCGGCCTCGGGGGACGCGGAGGCGCGCCTCGCCCGCCTCTGCCGCTGGGTCCTGGACGCCGAGGCCGCGGGCCTCGCCTACGGGCTCGCCCTGCCCGGGGCGCGCATCCCGCCCGGCCGCGGCGCGGTCCACCGCCGCCGCTGCCTGGAGCGGCTGGGACGATGGCCGCGCTGA
- a CDS encoding transglutaminase TgpA family protein has translation MAALSLSPAAVGWSAAAALAAAAVLAGTVPPALPAGLAAVALWRAAATRRGWPLPGRRLRTAAALAALAAVAAAHGTLRGLEAGSALLVAGAALKLLELERRRDAVVVVLSCALLAAVAFLHDPELPRPLAAPAVLWLLLAALAGIHDPQERPRAHLARAGALLLQALPLALVVFLFFPRLGGPLWGERQAAARTGLGGELVLGRVAELARSDAVALRVRLDGPVPAARYWRAAVFWATDGRRWWEGRPPGSEPAPRGGRRLGQTVTLLPHGQRWLPALDRPLAVRAATPGPGATFALPGPLERVLTYRAESLVGGEGATPTAAQRAYAMRLPRRLSPRVRALAQALRARGGDDRGTVQAALDWLRTEGFVYTLRPGPLGPDPVEDFLFRTRRGFCEHYAAAFALLMRAAGIPARVVVGYLGGEANPLSGDLVVRQSDAHAWVEVAPADGGWIRVDPTAAVAPLRLERAIDPASAAGAVRFVAAAPAGLAAAWTRLRDAADAAWTYWVLGYGPELQGRLAGRLGLAGLPLWQGLAALLAAGAALALAAAAWLVLARRGTAADPAQALWVRFCARAAAAGLPRRPTEGPLDYGRRLAAALPARRRCVEAVVAAYVAARYGPGPTPSALARLARAVRAFRP, from the coding sequence ATGGCCGCGCTGAGCCTCTCCCCGGCGGCGGTGGGGTGGAGCGCCGCCGCGGCCCTGGCGGCCGCGGCCGTCCTCGCCGGCACGGTGCCGCCGGCGCTGCCGGCGGGGCTCGCGGCGGTGGCGCTGTGGCGGGCGGCGGCGACGCGGCGGGGCTGGCCGCTGCCGGGGCGGCGGCTGCGCACGGCGGCGGCGCTGGCGGCGCTGGCGGCGGTGGCGGCGGCGCACGGGACCCTGCGCGGCCTCGAGGCCGGGAGCGCCCTGCTGGTGGCGGGGGCGGCACTCAAGCTGCTGGAGCTCGAGCGCCGGCGCGACGCCGTGGTGGTGGTGCTGAGCTGCGCGCTGCTCGCGGCGGTGGCCTTCCTCCACGACCCGGAGCTGCCCCGCCCGCTGGCGGCGCCGGCGGTGCTGTGGCTGCTGCTCGCGGCGCTCGCCGGGATCCACGATCCGCAGGAGCGCCCGCGCGCCCACCTCGCCCGCGCCGGCGCGCTGCTCCTGCAGGCGCTGCCCCTGGCGCTGGTCGTCTTCCTCTTCTTTCCCCGCCTGGGCGGCCCGCTCTGGGGCGAGCGGCAGGCGGCGGCGCGCACGGGCCTCGGCGGCGAGCTCGTGCTCGGCCGGGTGGCCGAGCTCGCCCGCTCCGACGCCGTCGCGCTGCGGGTGCGGCTCGACGGCCCGGTGCCGGCGGCGCGCTACTGGCGCGCGGCGGTGTTCTGGGCCACCGACGGCCGGCGCTGGTGGGAGGGGCGCCCGCCCGGGTCGGAGCCGGCCCCGCGCGGCGGGCGGCGCCTGGGCCAGACCGTGACCCTGCTCCCCCACGGTCAGCGCTGGCTGCCGGCCCTCGACCGGCCCCTCGCGGTGCGCGCCGCAACACCCGGGCCGGGCGCCACCTTCGCCCTCCCAGGGCCCCTGGAGCGGGTGCTCACTTACCGCGCGGAGTCGTTGGTGGGTGGGGAAGGCGCGACGCCCACGGCGGCGCAGCGGGCCTACGCGATGCGCCTGCCGCGGCGGCTCTCGCCGCGGGTGCGCGCCCTGGCCCAGGCCCTGCGGGCGCGCGGCGGGGACGACCGCGGCACCGTGCAGGCGGCCCTCGACTGGCTGCGCACGGAGGGCTTCGTCTACACCCTGCGCCCGGGCCCCCTCGGGCCCGATCCGGTGGAGGACTTCCTCTTCCGCACGCGGCGGGGCTTCTGCGAGCACTACGCCGCCGCCTTCGCCCTCCTCATGCGCGCGGCGGGGATCCCGGCGCGGGTGGTGGTGGGCTATCTCGGCGGCGAGGCCAACCCCCTCAGCGGCGATCTGGTGGTGCGCCAGTCGGACGCCCACGCCTGGGTGGAGGTGGCCCCCGCGGACGGGGGGTGGATCCGGGTCGACCCCACCGCCGCGGTGGCCCCCCTGCGCCTGGAGCGCGCCATCGACCCGGCGTCGGCGGCGGGGGCGGTGCGTTTCGTGGCCGCGGCCCCGGCGGGGCTCGCGGCGGCCTGGACGCGGCTGCGCGATGCCGCCGATGCCGCCTGGACCTACTGGGTCCTGGGCTACGGCCCCGAGCTGCAGGGGCGCCTCGCCGGCCGCCTCGGCCTCGCCGGCCTCCCCCTGTGGCAGGGGCTGGCGGCGCTGCTCGCCGCCGGTGCCGCCCTCGCCCTCGCCGCCGCGGCCTGGCTGGTGCTCGCCCGCCGCGGCACCGCGGCGGACCCCGCCCAGGCGCTCTGGGTCCGGTTCTGCGCCCGCGCCGCCGCCGCGGGCCTGCCCCGCCGGCCCACCGAGGGTCCGCTGGACTACGGCCGGCGCCTGGCGGCGGCGCTGCCGGCGCGGCGGCGGTGCGTGGAGGCGGTGGTGGCGGCCTACGTCGCCGCCCGCTATGGACCGGGGCCGACGCCGTCGGCGCTCGCCCGCCTCGCGCGGGCGGTGCGCGCCTTCCGCCCCTGA